In one Halosimplex halophilum genomic region, the following are encoded:
- a CDS encoding NUDIX hydrolase, with product MTNKPPEYCPHCGGELAAVDPPTAHRCEDCEEFAFYNPTPAARVAVVDGDELLLCEVGVPGVANTWETPGGRLEADEDPPVAAARELREETGLTVDPDALVMFDARSYESVPDQYTTRLCYAVDRAATEGQLRAGAEPDGVRFWSADSFADSGATLSDRQPAATREVSWWLEGARAALDES from the coding sequence ATGACTAACAAGCCGCCGGAGTACTGCCCTCACTGCGGGGGCGAACTGGCCGCGGTCGACCCGCCGACCGCCCACCGCTGCGAGGACTGCGAGGAGTTCGCGTTCTACAACCCGACGCCCGCCGCCCGGGTGGCCGTCGTCGACGGCGACGAACTGCTGCTCTGCGAGGTGGGCGTCCCCGGCGTTGCGAACACCTGGGAGACGCCGGGCGGGCGGCTGGAGGCCGACGAGGACCCGCCCGTCGCGGCGGCGCGGGAGCTCCGCGAGGAGACGGGCCTGACCGTCGACCCCGACGCGCTCGTCATGTTCGACGCCCGCAGCTACGAGTCGGTCCCCGACCAGTACACGACGAGGCTCTGCTACGCCGTCGACAGGGCGGCGACGGAGGGACAACTACGGGCCGGCGCGGAACCCGACGGCGTCCGGTTCTGGTCGGCCGACTCGTTCGCCGACTCGGGGGCGACGCTCAGCGACCGCCAGCCCGCGGCGACGCGGGAGGTCTCGTGGTGGCTGGAGGGCGCCCGCGCGGCGCTCGACGAGTCGTGA
- a CDS encoding J domain-containing protein → MYGTRLVTAVAAVFAAIAVLFAIFGFVANLGFFAVAALFGAVAYFMWYHASGRFARRLYRGVEDRAAPGDGGRGARADRGGFGAGPREDWEPPRDEGARGRARAAGGQQTAAGRRQRRGARAGGQRRRQRAAAAAQRSGPTAAEAYDTLGLDRGADEDAVKAAYREKVKEVHPDSPDGDEEEFKEVQSAYERLTD, encoded by the coding sequence GTGTACGGTACCCGGCTCGTCACGGCGGTCGCCGCGGTGTTCGCCGCCATCGCGGTCCTGTTCGCCATCTTCGGGTTCGTCGCCAACCTCGGCTTCTTCGCAGTCGCGGCGCTGTTCGGCGCGGTCGCGTACTTCATGTGGTACCACGCGTCGGGTCGGTTCGCCCGGCGGCTCTACCGCGGCGTCGAGGACCGCGCGGCGCCCGGCGACGGTGGCCGCGGCGCCCGCGCCGACCGCGGCGGGTTCGGGGCCGGCCCGCGGGAGGACTGGGAACCGCCCCGCGACGAGGGCGCCCGAGGGCGGGCGCGGGCAGCCGGCGGCCAGCAGACGGCGGCCGGTCGGCGCCAGCGACGGGGGGCTCGCGCGGGCGGACAGCGCCGTCGCCAGCGGGCGGCCGCCGCCGCACAGCGGAGCGGTCCCACGGCCGCCGAGGCCTACGACACGCTCGGCCTGGACCGCGGCGCCGACGAGGACGCCGTGAAGGCCGCCTACCGCGAGAAGGTCAAGGAGGTCCACCCCGACTCCCCCGACGGCGACGAGGAGGAGTTCAAGGAAGTGCAGTCGGCCTACGAGCGGCTGACCGACTGA
- a CDS encoding phosphoglycolate phosphatase: MTPPLAVDIDGTLTDEDRAVYPPVLSVLREWDAPVVLATGKALPYPVALCEFAGVERTVVAENGGVAFVHATDDLLFLGDREAAQSVVDEYVEEGHDLGWGAHDLVNRWRETEVAVSREAPLEPLQRIAADHGLEVVDTGFAYHVKSPDVSKGQALEAVAERLGRDPAEFVAVGDSINDVSTFEVAGRSFAVANADEPALATADEVLNAAYGEGFLEAVERVR; this comes from the coding sequence GTGACGCCACCGCTCGCCGTCGACATCGACGGAACGCTGACCGACGAGGACCGCGCCGTCTACCCGCCCGTCCTGTCCGTCCTCCGGGAGTGGGACGCACCCGTCGTGCTCGCGACGGGGAAGGCGCTCCCCTATCCCGTCGCCCTCTGCGAGTTCGCGGGGGTCGAGCGGACGGTCGTCGCCGAGAACGGCGGCGTCGCGTTCGTCCACGCGACCGACGACCTGCTGTTCCTCGGCGACCGCGAAGCCGCCCAGAGCGTGGTCGACGAGTACGTCGAGGAGGGTCACGACCTGGGATGGGGGGCCCACGACCTGGTCAACCGCTGGCGCGAGACGGAAGTGGCCGTCAGCCGCGAGGCACCGCTGGAGCCGCTCCAGCGGATCGCCGCCGACCACGGCCTCGAAGTCGTCGACACCGGTTTCGCCTACCACGTCAAGTCGCCGGACGTGAGCAAGGGGCAAGCCCTGGAAGCCGTCGCCGAGCGACTGGGTCGGGACCCCGCGGAGTTCGTCGCGGTCGGCGACTCCATCAACGACGTGTCGACCTTCGAGGTCGCGGGGCGGTCGTTCGCGGTCGCCAACGCCGACGAACCCGCCCTGGCGACCGCGGACGAGGTACTCAACGCAGCCTACGGCGAGGGGTTCCTCGAGGCGGTCGAGCGGGTGCGGTAG
- a CDS encoding GTPBP1 family GTP-binding protein: MSPDRAVLERAIERGEREGGSVEFKERLTKDLHLADGRRESLAAQLRHRVLSGDGEATYVVGVTDDGALAGIAPEAFTESMDVLSLLAEEADAHIENVETWGVDADGRAKPKGGTRPGDAGSAAASSDGDSEPPESDAPAEGIVGVAIVREGAVLEDDEHIVVGTAGHVDHGKSTLVGTLVTGQPDDGEGGTRSYLDVQPHEVERGLSADLSYGVYGFDDEGPVRMDNPDRKSDRARVVEEADRLVSFVDTVGHEPWLRTTIRGLVGQKLDYGLLTVAADDGPTKTTREHLGILLATDLPTMVVITKADIVSDERLAEVEREVERQLREVDKTPLSVARHGVGAAVEEIDDTVVPVLATSAVTMEGMDTLDELLERLPKTAGPTDDEFAMYVDRSYKVTGVGAVASGTIRSGRVEAGDELLLGPMQDGGFREVEVRSIEMHYHRVDRAKAGRIVGIALKGVREADVERGMVLLPRDADPDPVREFEAEVMVLNHPTRIGEGYEPVVHLETVSEAAAFYPEDGRLLPGDSGTTRVRFKFRPYMVEEGQRFVFREGQSKGVGKVTDVRPDE; this comes from the coding sequence ATGAGCCCCGACCGGGCCGTCCTCGAACGCGCCATCGAGCGCGGTGAGCGCGAGGGCGGCAGCGTCGAGTTCAAAGAGCGGCTCACGAAAGACCTCCACCTGGCGGACGGTCGCCGGGAGTCGCTGGCCGCCCAACTGCGCCACCGCGTCCTCTCCGGCGACGGGGAGGCCACCTACGTCGTCGGCGTCACCGACGACGGCGCCCTCGCCGGCATCGCCCCCGAGGCGTTCACCGAGTCGATGGACGTGCTGAGCCTGCTGGCCGAGGAGGCCGACGCCCACATCGAGAACGTCGAGACCTGGGGCGTCGACGCCGACGGCCGCGCGAAACCGAAAGGCGGCACACGGCCGGGCGACGCCGGCAGCGCCGCGGCGTCCTCCGACGGCGACTCCGAACCGCCCGAGTCCGACGCGCCCGCCGAGGGCATCGTCGGCGTCGCCATCGTCCGCGAGGGCGCCGTGCTGGAGGACGACGAACACATCGTCGTCGGGACCGCCGGCCACGTCGACCACGGCAAGTCCACGCTGGTCGGCACCCTCGTCACCGGCCAGCCCGACGACGGCGAAGGGGGGACTCGCTCGTATCTCGACGTGCAGCCCCACGAGGTCGAACGCGGCCTCTCCGCGGACCTCTCCTACGGCGTCTACGGCTTCGACGACGAGGGGCCGGTCCGCATGGACAACCCCGACCGCAAGTCCGACCGCGCCCGCGTCGTCGAGGAGGCCGACCGGCTCGTGAGCTTCGTCGACACCGTCGGCCACGAGCCGTGGCTGCGCACGACGATCCGCGGGCTGGTCGGGCAGAAGCTCGACTACGGCCTCCTGACCGTCGCGGCCGACGACGGCCCGACGAAGACCACGCGCGAACACCTGGGGATCCTGCTCGCCACCGACCTGCCGACGATGGTCGTCATCACGAAGGCCGACATCGTCAGCGACGAGCGCCTGGCGGAGGTCGAGCGCGAGGTCGAGCGCCAGCTCCGCGAGGTGGACAAGACGCCGCTGTCCGTGGCGCGCCACGGCGTCGGGGCGGCCGTCGAGGAGATCGACGACACCGTCGTCCCGGTGCTGGCGACCAGCGCCGTCACGATGGAGGGGATGGACACGCTCGACGAGCTGCTGGAGCGGTTGCCCAAGACGGCCGGGCCGACCGACGACGAGTTCGCGATGTACGTCGACCGCTCGTACAAGGTCACCGGCGTCGGCGCCGTCGCCTCGGGGACCATCCGCTCCGGTCGTGTGGAGGCCGGCGACGAACTCCTGCTCGGGCCGATGCAGGATGGCGGCTTCCGCGAGGTCGAGGTCCGGTCGATCGAGATGCACTACCACCGCGTCGACCGCGCGAAGGCCGGCCGCATCGTCGGCATCGCCCTGAAGGGCGTCCGCGAGGCCGACGTGGAGCGCGGGATGGTGTTGCTCCCCCGCGACGCCGACCCCGACCCCGTCCGGGAGTTCGAGGCCGAGGTGATGGTGCTCAACCACCCGACCCGTATCGGCGAGGGCTACGAGCCCGTCGTCCACCTCGAGACGGTCAGCGAGGCCGCCGCCTTCTACCCCGAAGACGGGCGCCTGCTCCCCGGCGACTCGGGGACGACACGGGTCCGGTTCAAGTTCCGACCCTACATGGTCGAGGAGGGCCAGCGGTTCGTCTTCCGCGAGGGCCAGTCGAAGGGCGTCGGCAAGGTCACCGACGTACGCCCCGACGAGTAG
- a CDS encoding helix-turn-helix domain-containing protein: MKRLRVSITADGREAEIHPMYGVLTRAPFVERATALQWNFTGDALGILHYVEGDADAFAAAADDIDVVVGYDIERAGDDAFYAYVRDATTDSLVDLFGPISRGGLVVVPPIVYRPDGTVRLTIFGPEAELQAAMGEIPDPVEVTVEAVGSLAGSRVAPTARLTDRQREAAEAALDLGYYDVPRTGDHEAVAEALGCAPSTAAEHLRKAESKLLRAVLRGE, from the coding sequence GTGAAGCGTCTCCGGGTGTCGATCACGGCCGACGGACGGGAGGCGGAGATCCACCCGATGTACGGCGTGCTGACCCGCGCGCCGTTCGTCGAGCGGGCGACGGCGCTGCAGTGGAACTTCACCGGCGACGCGCTGGGGATCCTCCACTACGTCGAGGGCGACGCCGACGCCTTCGCCGCCGCGGCCGACGACATCGACGTGGTCGTCGGCTACGACATCGAGCGGGCGGGCGACGACGCCTTCTACGCCTACGTCCGCGACGCGACGACGGACTCGCTCGTCGACCTGTTCGGGCCGATCAGCCGTGGCGGGCTCGTCGTCGTCCCGCCCATCGTCTACCGGCCCGACGGGACTGTGAGGCTCACGATCTTCGGCCCCGAGGCGGAACTGCAGGCGGCGATGGGCGAGATTCCGGATCCGGTGGAGGTCACCGTCGAAGCGGTCGGGTCGCTCGCGGGTTCCCGCGTCGCGCCGACGGCGCGGCTGACCGACCGCCAGCGCGAGGCGGCCGAGGCCGCCCTCGACCTGGGTTACTACGACGTGCCGCGGACCGGCGACCACGAGGCGGTCGCCGAGGCCCTCGGCTGCGCGCCCAGCACCGCCGCCGAACACCTGCGGAAGGCCGAGTCGAAACTCCTCCGGGCGGTCCTGCGCGGGGAGTAG
- a CDS encoding SDR family oxidoreductase, whose product MSGVLVTGATGTLGDALVDRLVGDGRRVLAATRRPDDPPPTPEGDGAVEWIGLNLAEGRGIEAAVADANTVVHAATAPRGDAEAVDVRGTERLLDAAEGAGVEHFLYPSIVGVGEIPFSYYERKREAERAVEASPVPSTILRATQFHAFVDEILGAVARLPVWPLPTEFRAQPVDHREIAGRLVDRLAGGPSGRADPVGGPAVHTLGELASAYREARGLRRPIVRLPVPGAVAKGFRAGEATCPDRAVGTVTWESWLAERYGGSTDSAADRAGAPSR is encoded by the coding sequence ATGAGCGGCGTACTGGTGACCGGCGCGACCGGGACCCTCGGCGACGCGCTCGTCGACCGACTGGTCGGCGATGGGCGGCGCGTGCTGGCAGCGACCCGGCGGCCCGACGATCCGCCCCCGACCCCGGAGGGCGACGGAGCTGTCGAGTGGATCGGGCTGAACCTCGCGGAGGGACGGGGGATCGAGGCCGCGGTCGCCGACGCGAACACAGTCGTTCACGCGGCGACGGCCCCGCGGGGCGACGCCGAGGCCGTCGACGTTCGCGGGACCGAGCGGCTGCTCGACGCGGCCGAGGGTGCGGGCGTCGAGCACTTCCTCTACCCCTCGATCGTCGGCGTCGGCGAGATCCCGTTCTCGTACTACGAGCGCAAGCGCGAGGCCGAGCGGGCGGTCGAGGCCAGTCCCGTCCCGTCGACGATCCTGCGGGCGACGCAGTTCCACGCGTTCGTCGACGAGATACTGGGGGCGGTCGCGAGACTCCCCGTGTGGCCGCTGCCGACGGAGTTCCGAGCTCAGCCGGTCGACCACCGGGAGATCGCGGGCAGACTCGTCGACCGCCTCGCCGGCGGGCCGTCCGGCCGCGCGGACCCCGTCGGCGGGCCGGCGGTCCACACGCTCGGCGAGCTGGCGAGCGCATACCGCGAGGCCAGGGGACTCCGGCGACCGATCGTCCGGCTCCCGGTCCCCGGAGCCGTCGCGAAGGGGTTCCGCGCCGGGGAGGCGACCTGCCCCGACCGCGCCGTCGGGACCGTGACCTGGGAGTCGTGGTTGGCCGAGCGATACGGCGGGTCGACGGATTCGGCGGCCGACCGGGCGGGCGCCCCGTCCCGATGA
- a CDS encoding HAD family hydrolase: protein MTGPVEAVLFDLDDTLCTYERSADDILAVAFDRVGVDPFFDGAEYVERLGEFSDAGDDIRDTRRAAFGTFAVEAGHDEAVGEEIADIYTDERDQTNVRFLDGAERALDALADAYRIGMVTNGDPWMQSQKLAGLGIEDRFEVVVHGGHDAPYKPDPEPFHLALEELGVDAERTVHVGNSHASDVTGAHAAGLRSVWLADGDPPFDHDPEPHHVVESLHDLAEEPWG, encoded by the coding sequence ATGACGGGGCCAGTTGAGGCCGTCCTGTTCGACCTGGACGACACCCTCTGTACCTACGAGCGCAGCGCCGACGACATCCTGGCGGTCGCCTTCGACCGGGTCGGCGTCGACCCCTTCTTCGACGGCGCCGAGTACGTCGAGCGGCTGGGCGAGTTCTCCGACGCGGGCGACGACATCCGCGACACGCGCCGGGCGGCGTTCGGCACCTTCGCCGTCGAGGCGGGCCACGACGAGGCCGTCGGCGAGGAGATAGCCGACATCTACACCGACGAGCGCGACCAGACGAACGTCCGCTTCCTCGACGGCGCCGAGCGCGCGCTCGACGCGCTGGCCGACGCCTACCGGATCGGCATGGTCACCAACGGCGACCCGTGGATGCAGTCACAGAAGCTCGCCGGCCTGGGCATCGAGGACCGCTTCGAGGTGGTCGTCCACGGCGGCCACGACGCGCCGTACAAGCCCGACCCCGAACCGTTCCACCTCGCGCTGGAGGAACTGGGGGTCGACGCCGAGCGGACCGTCCACGTCGGCAACTCCCACGCCTCGGACGTGACCGGCGCCCACGCCGCGGGCCTGCGGTCGGTGTGGCTCGCCGACGGCGACCCGCCGTTCGACCACGACCCCGAACCCCATCACGTCGTCGAGTCGCTGCACGACCTCGCAGAGGAACCCTGGGGCTGA
- a CDS encoding DUF2240 family protein, with translation MSLRRAVAVPFRAKGRETLSESEFVVALSLDREWFSPEQAKRLVDVAATEGLLDREDDELDPTFDPREVTVPDGFEPGDDVLRQRSNFERALDAIVQSGVEKQDAVAAVNGLQADLGVTVEAAAVVYARRQGVELGDLADRAAGELGDD, from the coding sequence ATGAGTCTGCGCCGCGCCGTCGCCGTCCCCTTCCGGGCGAAGGGCCGCGAGACCCTCTCGGAGAGCGAGTTCGTCGTCGCGCTCTCGCTGGACCGCGAGTGGTTCTCCCCGGAGCAGGCCAAGCGGCTCGTCGACGTGGCCGCCACCGAGGGGCTGCTCGACCGCGAGGACGACGAGCTCGACCCCACGTTCGACCCGCGGGAGGTGACCGTCCCCGACGGGTTCGAGCCCGGCGACGACGTGTTGCGACAGCGGTCGAACTTCGAGCGCGCGCTCGACGCCATCGTCCAGTCCGGGGTGGAGAAACAGGACGCCGTCGCGGCGGTCAACGGCCTCCAGGCGGACCTCGGCGTCACCGTCGAGGCCGCCGCGGTCGTCTACGCCCGCCGGCAGGGCGTCGAACTGGGCGACCTGGCCGACCGCGCCGCCGGCGAACTGGGGGACGACTGA
- a CDS encoding 30S ribosomal protein S8e translates to MKFQGRSPRKRTGGRRRNFRKKKKHELGDEPTETRVGETRLKTVDARGNTEKVRAVTADTASVAADGEVVAAEIEDVVENPSNPNYVRRNIVTRGAIIETSEGRARVTSRPGQDGQINAVLVE, encoded by the coding sequence ATGAAGTTCCAGGGACGCTCCCCGCGCAAGCGCACCGGCGGTCGACGCCGGAACTTCCGGAAGAAGAAAAAGCACGAACTGGGCGACGAGCCGACCGAGACCCGCGTCGGCGAGACGCGCCTCAAGACGGTCGACGCCCGCGGCAACACCGAGAAGGTCCGCGCCGTCACCGCCGACACCGCCAGCGTCGCGGCCGACGGCGAGGTCGTCGCCGCCGAGATCGAGGACGTCGTCGAGAACCCCTCGAACCCCAACTACGTGCGCCGGAACATCGTCACCAGGGGCGCCATCATCGAGACCAGCGAGGGGCGCGCCCGCGTCACCTCCCGACCCGGCCAGGACGGCCAGATCAACGCCGTCCTCGTCGAGTAA
- a CDS encoding phosphate signaling complex PhoU family protein, translated as METRKVQVTGGSTYTVSLPKDWATENDVSAGSVVEFHSEEDILLLSPKSDEEREEGSIEIDGLEGDQLTRAVMTMYVSGFDVINFEAARVTAGQRRTIREATQGLVGLEVIEETGERVVLQDLLDSSELSVHNAITRMRLVSLTMLSDAVTALLEDDDELAHDVIERDDDVDRLWYMVSRVFRTVLRNPAAATEIGFPRETVFDYQSSARQLERIADHATKIANIALEIGPVNESVAEVLSDLQTAAVTVPETAMDALLADDPDEAVALATEARADLPDIDERARDVDDVIRGLDDPELAQSLGLVVDSLSRTADYGGNIAESALQKAAPSP; from the coding sequence ATGGAGACGCGCAAGGTCCAGGTCACGGGCGGGTCGACGTACACGGTGTCGCTGCCGAAGGACTGGGCGACCGAGAACGACGTGAGCGCGGGCAGCGTCGTTGAGTTCCACTCCGAGGAGGACATCCTGCTGCTGTCCCCGAAGAGCGACGAGGAGCGCGAGGAGGGGTCGATCGAGATCGACGGGCTGGAGGGCGACCAGCTCACGCGCGCGGTGATGACGATGTACGTCAGCGGGTTCGACGTGATCAACTTCGAGGCCGCCCGGGTCACCGCCGGCCAGCGCCGCACCATCCGCGAGGCGACCCAGGGGCTCGTCGGCCTGGAGGTCATCGAGGAGACCGGCGAGCGGGTCGTCCTCCAGGATCTGCTCGACTCCTCGGAGCTGTCGGTCCACAACGCCATCACGCGGATGCGACTGGTGTCGCTGACGATGCTCTCCGACGCCGTGACCGCCCTGCTGGAGGACGACGACGAGCTCGCCCACGACGTGATCGAGCGCGACGACGACGTCGACCGGCTGTGGTACATGGTCTCGCGGGTGTTCCGGACGGTCCTGCGGAACCCGGCCGCCGCCACCGAGATCGGCTTCCCCCGCGAGACCGTCTTCGACTACCAGTCCAGCGCCCGCCAGCTGGAGCGGATCGCCGACCACGCCACCAAGATCGCCAACATCGCCCTGGAGATCGGCCCCGTCAACGAGTCGGTCGCCGAGGTGCTGAGCGACCTCCAGACCGCCGCCGTCACCGTCCCGGAGACCGCGATGGACGCGCTGCTGGCGGACGACCCCGACGAGGCGGTCGCGCTCGCGACCGAGGCCCGCGCCGACCTGCCCGACATCGACGAGCGCGCCCGCGACGTGGACGACGTGATCCGCGGCCTCGACGACCCCGAGCTCGCCCAGTCGCTCGGGCTCGTCGTCGACTCGCTGTCCCGGACCGCCGACTACGGCGGCAACATCGCCGAGAGCGCGCTCCAGAAGGCGGCGCCGTCCCCCTGA
- a CDS encoding PstS family phosphate ABC transporter substrate-binding protein, with protein sequence MRENPVTRRQLLAGAAGVAASLGGCISTSPTPPGQAAGGAGGGGGSSTELLKAGGSSTLFPMVQRAASYWASNYPPTDREYWGPSQYDIETDERLADYWASKYGFEADGDVSPPFEVNVGLSHSGTGLEKLRDQQIDIGNASAPASAEFPDASEEELSSFTEHVIAVDAQPIVVSTEIYDAGVTKLTAEQVRGIYTGEITRWSEIPSYDGPDREIQAIGRAEGSGTDTAFRTNMLGGPNAPMDGVDGRKGQNQQVKTTVSSSNNAVAYMALAFTDDSVPAVELSFDGTTYTPGENLSDPSYPLARDLHCYTWEGTSAKEAAFLRMILSDFGQQNFVETEGYSKLTAERQQAEFDKLPEPEA encoded by the coding sequence ATGCGGGAGAACCCTGTAACCCGCCGACAACTGCTGGCCGGCGCGGCGGGCGTCGCCGCGTCGCTGGGTGGCTGTATCAGTACGAGTCCCACACCGCCGGGACAGGCCGCGGGCGGGGCCGGCGGCGGTGGGGGCTCGAGTACCGAACTGCTCAAGGCCGGCGGCTCGTCGACGCTGTTCCCGATGGTCCAGCGCGCCGCGTCGTACTGGGCCTCGAACTATCCGCCGACCGACCGGGAGTACTGGGGGCCGAGCCAGTACGACATCGAGACCGACGAGCGGCTGGCCGACTACTGGGCGAGCAAGTACGGCTTCGAGGCCGACGGCGACGTGTCGCCGCCCTTCGAGGTGAACGTCGGCCTCAGCCACTCCGGGACCGGCCTGGAGAAGCTCCGTGACCAGCAGATCGACATCGGGAACGCGAGCGCGCCCGCGAGCGCCGAGTTCCCCGACGCCTCCGAGGAGGAGCTGTCGAGCTTCACGGAACACGTCATCGCCGTCGACGCCCAGCCCATCGTCGTGAGCACGGAGATCTACGACGCGGGCGTGACGAAGCTCACGGCCGAGCAGGTCCGCGGGATCTACACCGGCGAGATCACCCGGTGGTCGGAGATCCCGAGCTACGACGGCCCCGATAGGGAGATCCAGGCCATCGGACGCGCCGAGGGGTCGGGGACCGACACCGCCTTCCGGACGAACATGCTCGGCGGCCCCAACGCGCCGATGGACGGCGTCGACGGCCGGAAGGGACAGAACCAGCAGGTCAAGACCACCGTCTCGAGCTCCAACAACGCCGTCGCGTACATGGCGCTGGCCTTCACCGACGACTCGGTGCCCGCCGTCGAGCTCTCGTTCGACGGGACGACCTACACGCCGGGCGAGAACCTCTCGGACCCCTCCTACCCGCTCGCCCGGGACCTCCACTGTTACACCTGGGAGGGGACCTCGGCGAAGGAGGCCGCGTTCCTCCGGATGATCCTCAGCGACTTCGGCCAGCAGAACTTCGTCGAGACGGAGGGGTACTCGAAGCTCACGGCAGAGCGCCAGCAGGCGGAGTTCGACAAGCTGCCGGAGCCCGAAGCATGA
- the pstC gene encoding phosphate ABC transporter permease subunit PstC, which yields MSVATRLDGLDTGTQVIGGVGTALVAAAILSFLVAPALTGPVLLAFAVFVVAGYLVAEESTARFLLFTTTTSTVLILGFITVYLVINAVPVFEEMGLYLLVGSDPFWETGSNVYSLVPMMWGTLVTTVIATLVAAPLGVAGAVFISEVAPAWAREIVKPAVEMLAGIPSIVYGFIGFTVLSPYFQTELSVPQLGNIFIVGFVIGVMALPTVVSVAEDAIAAVPDPTKDGAHALGATDWQTTTSVTLPTAFSGISAAVLLGVGRAVGETMAATVILANVVELPAPLTDVFDSTITLTSLIASQYGAASGLQMSGLFAAGVVLFVTVMGFSVASQLIERRMSERLGGEQ from the coding sequence ATGAGCGTTGCGACCCGACTCGACGGCCTGGACACCGGGACGCAGGTGATCGGGGGCGTCGGGACCGCCCTCGTCGCGGCCGCGATCCTCTCGTTTCTGGTCGCGCCGGCGCTGACGGGCCCCGTCCTGCTCGCCTTCGCCGTGTTCGTCGTCGCCGGCTACCTCGTCGCGGAGGAGAGCACCGCCCGCTTTCTCCTGTTCACGACGACCACCTCGACGGTCCTGATCCTCGGGTTCATCACCGTCTACCTGGTGATAAACGCCGTCCCGGTGTTCGAGGAGATGGGGCTGTACCTCCTCGTCGGGTCCGACCCGTTCTGGGAGACGGGGTCGAACGTCTACTCGCTGGTCCCGATGATGTGGGGGACGCTGGTGACGACCGTCATCGCGACGCTCGTCGCGGCGCCGCTCGGCGTCGCCGGCGCCGTCTTCATCAGCGAGGTCGCGCCCGCGTGGGCGCGAGAGATCGTCAAGCCGGCCGTCGAGATGCTCGCCGGCATCCCCTCCATCGTCTACGGGTTCATCGGCTTCACCGTCCTCTCGCCGTACTTCCAGACCGAGCTGAGCGTCCCGCAGCTCGGGAACATCTTCATCGTCGGGTTCGTCATCGGCGTGATGGCGCTCCCGACGGTCGTCTCGGTCGCGGAGGACGCCATCGCTGCCGTCCCCGACCCGACGAAAGACGGCGCCCACGCGCTGGGCGCGACGGACTGGCAGACGACCACCAGCGTCACGCTGCCGACCGCCTTCTCGGGCATCTCCGCCGCGGTCCTGCTCGGCGTCGGCCGCGCCGTCGGCGAGACGATGGCCGCGACGGTCATCCTCGCCAACGTCGTCGAGCTCCCCGCGCCGCTGACGGACGTCTTCGACAGCACGATCACGCTCACGAGCCTCATCGCCAGCCAGTACGGCGCCGCCAGCGGGCTCCAGATGTCGGGGCTGTTCGCGGCCGGCGTCGTCCTGTTCGTCACCGTGATGGGCTTCTCCGTCGCGTCGCAGCTCATCGAGCGGCGGATGAGCGAGCGGCTGGGAGGTGAACAATGA